The genomic stretch acCAGGCTAGCCAGAAGCATAGTAGAACACTTAACTCAGTTATCTTGTAGTTATATCCTAATGAAATTAGATGGATGTCAAACACACTTGGCTAAATGGACTGGTTgcctaatttaatttttttagtttaaaaaaaaaaaaaaaagttaatttgacTCAACACTGTGGTAGTAGCACCTTGCTAACCTTGGTTTTCTCATGTCCTGTTATCTGTAGATCTCTCTGctggaattaaattttttgcCAATTTCGGGGACCAAGCTTACCAAACAGCAACTCATATTAGCACGTGAGTGTCTCAATATATTACAGAAAGTGATTTTGTGCCCCAAAAAGTATAATATGGTTTCACTGGGAATTAATGCCACAGTTAGCTCGCACACTGACATTTGCGCAATCTGTAATTTTAAATTTGataatgaaaacaggaagtctGAGTGTAATGGGCACGCTGCTGGTGCAAGGGCACATGGGATCTGTAGTCCTTTGGCAAagcctgattttttttctctgctgttTATTTGCATCCAGGTGATGTTCTGGAGATTGGCGCACTATGGGGTATCCTGAAGAAAGACATCCCTTCCTTTGAGAGATACATGGCTCAACTCAAATGCTATTACTTTGACTACAAGTATGTGTATGACCTCTTAGTCTCTGTAATGTATCCATGTtaacattgcaggcatttagcagacgctcttatccagagcgacttagacAACTTTTTACAACTTTAACCCTCTTAGTCTCTGTAATGTATGCGTGTTAAAACCCCACCGGCTTCATTTGCCTGTGATTAGCTCAATGTttctgctgtatgtgtgtgtgtgtgtgtgtgtgtgtgtgagattccCTTTTCTTGCTGTTGTGCTTGTTTCTGTCTCGATGGACCCCAGTGCTGGAGAATCACACGCTGCGCAGGTGGTGTTGTTGTTTGGCACATGATACATGCTAGCCTGACGCAGCTGATTACAGAATAAACTGACCTCATCAGGTTTATTGGATCTGAAACTGGCTGTGAagtttacacagtaaaatattcagcgtTAAAATCAACCCCTCGCAGTGTACATGCAGTCCCTGCTGGACCCGTGcatactctgtcagagttgaattaacactggacattttgctgtgtgcgGTGAAAAGGAGAAAGCAGACACACCCTGGACCGGGGTTGGGGGACCCCTGCTCTGTTTGCCCCTTATCCTTTATGTAAatggaatggtaaatggactgcatttatatagcgcttttatccaaagcgctttacaattgatgcctctcattcaccagagcggttaggggttaggtgtcttgctcagggacacttcgacacgctcAGGGCTGGGGTCAacccggcaaccctccgactgccagacaaccgctcttaccacctgagctatgtcgccccaaatGTGGAAGACACGCCTGTGGCCTTCATGCTCTAaccccctgctctcctcctcctctcgctGCCCCAGGGACGAGCTGCCAGAGTCAGGCTCCATGCACCAGCTGCTGGGCCTGAacctgctcttcctgctctcccAAAACCGCGTGTCCGAGTTCCACACGGAGCTGGAGAGGCTGAGCGCCCGGGACATCCAGAGCAATGTCTTCATCCGGCACCCCGTGTCCCTGGAGCAGGTGAGCCGGCCGCTGCCTCCCTGTGCACTCTCACCGAATACCTGGCCCCAGCCTCCGTGCACTCTCACCGAATACCTGGCCACAGCCGCCGTGCACTCTCACCGAATACCTGGCCACAGCCGCCGTGCACTCTCACCGAATACCTGGCCACAGCCGCCGTGCACTCTCACCGAATACCTGGCCAAAGCCGCCGTGCACTCTCACCAAATACCTGACACGGCTTGTGAAAATTCTAGAATCTGTGACCCAACTcggcacctgattggctggcttCCTCATGCGCCCCCTTTTCAGATTTCCGGAGGGAAACTTTGCCATGTTCAGCAATATTTCTACTTCCTGCTTTGTCACTGCCAGCAATTAGACGCAGACTTTAGATTGTtaccaaaaaatattatttttattcttactAGCACTGATGTTTTCAAATATCTAGTGAACCAGCCGGGCCCTGATTGTGTATGTAACTGTAATCCTGTTTTAGTTAGTGTTTCTACCTATTTGTCGATGCAGTAAATCCATCCATAACGCTGTTCATTACCAGCAGCCTCTCGCCGTACAGAGTTTTGCAGTTTTCCGTAATTATagaagcctttttaaaaaattgctggTTTTTTGCTTTCAGTACCTGATGGAAGGCAGCTACAATAAGGTGTTCCTGGCCAAGGGAAACATCCCCGCGGAGAGCTACACCTTCTTCATAGACATTCTGCTGGACACCATCCGgtaagagggaggaggagctgggaggtgtgtgtgtgtgtgtgtgtgtgtgtgtgtgtatgtgtgcgtgcatggttgtgtgtgtgtgtgtgtgtgtgtgtgtgtgtgtatgcgcgcatatgtgtgtgtgtgtgtgtgtgcgcgcgcgcgcgtgctcAGAAGTACTCTGTATTGGCCTCTGTGACATGGTTTTGGCAGGGCATGTTTGGGGCAGGGCGTGTTTGGGCGGTTTGTTTTGCTcactccctgctgctgctggctgtgCTTGGCTGTGCTCACTCCCTGCAGCTGTGGGCTGTGCTCACTCCCTGCTGCTGTTGGCTGTGCTTACTCCCTGCTCCTGTGCGCACTCCCTGCTGCTTTGGGCCGTGCTcactccctgctgctgctggctgtgctcactccctgctgctgctggctgtgCTCACTCCCTGCTGCTGTGGGCTGTGCTCACTTCCTGCTGCTGTGGGCTGTGCGcactccctgctgctgctggctgtgCTCACTCCCTGCTGCTGGCCGTGCTCACTCCCTGCTGCTGGCCGTGCTCACTCCCTGCTGCTGTTCTCAGGGATGAGATCGCGGGCTGCATAGAGGAGGCCTACGAGCAGATCCAGTTCAGCGAAGCCATGCGcgtcctcttcttctcctcctccaagAGGATGACCGACTACGCCAAGAAGGTTAGGGCTACCCTCCTGCTGGTGAACGCcagagtgtctctctctctctctctctctctctctctctctctctctctctctctctgagcgctgtgtctctcactctctctcagaggGGCTGGTCTCTCAGTgctgactccctctctctctcccttcctctctctctctctctctctctctgaggggctGGTCTCAGAGcgctgactctctctctctccctctctcagagggGCTGGTCTCTGAATGCTGACTCCCTCTCTCAGAGGGGCTGGTCTCTGAATGctgactctctccctctctccctctctccctctctcagagggGCTGGTCTCAGAGCcctgactccctctctctctctccctctctctctctctctctctctctctcagaggggcTGGTCTCTCAGtgctgactctctctctctctctctctctctccctctctctctcagaggggcTGGTCTCAGTGctgactctctttctctctctctctctccctctctctctcagaggggcTGGTCTCTCAGTGctgactctctccctctctctctctctcagaggggcTGGTCTCAGAGCCCTGATGGCTGCTACTCCTTCAGctctcagcagcagcagcgcacAGACGATCTCTGCATCCCCTCCAGCCAGCTGGCCCAGCAGGTCATCGAGTACGCCCGGCAGCTGGAGATGATCGTGTAGCAGGGtgtgtgatacacacacacacacacacacacacacatacatacagacacatactgacacatacttacacacacatacacacatacttacacactcacacttacacatacttacacacacacacacacacacatacatacacacactgacacatacttacacacatgtacacacatacttacacactcacacttacacatacttacacacacacacttacatacacacacacacgcacacactcacacactcacacacacatacatacacacactgacacatacttacacacacacatacttacacactcacacttacatacacacacgcgctcacacacacacgcacacacacatgctgatgGACACGCCTGGGAAGGCTTGTGGATCCTTCTGCATTGTCCAAATGATGCGGACTGATTCTGTCAAAGGTTTCCTGTCAGTAAAAGTGTTTGTGacgcagttttaaaaaaaacaagaccaggtcaaaacctagtatatggctggacctaactcacttcatccggccgaccaatggtgtaacttcataactcagccgaccaatggtgtaacttcatcagtcactcagtcacggacattcgcgtttgtagggctggccctgttgttgtggtccagccaaaaacaaaaaaaaaaacgacctaCAATCACCCCTGTTCTACATGCATGATTACAGCCAGGAATCTTTCACGCTGAAGACCGGACCATTCAGACACAGTGTGTGCTCTAAGCCCAGATCGCCATTGACTCCGTGTGAAAGAACGCAGTAGACAGTGCTGGTGTAAtacttaaatatttatatgCTGACTTactattattttcttctttttaaaaattattattatttaaaaaaacgtacTCATGTGTGACCATAGCAGTTTGCAACACAGCTGTGCAGTCCTGACAGAATTCCCTCTGGGTTATTCAGGGATTATAGGGCCAAAATAAGACTGACACGATGTTCGTTACCCTAAAGGGACCTTGGGGTCATGTCTCCGCCAATCACCACTGGCTTTGTTGTATTTGCTTTTACCAACATACCTTGTGATTGGTGGGGCTCCTCTCCAGGCTCTGTCTGGAAGGCGGTGACGACACCACCATCCCGTCCCTACCCTGTGATCCCTGTGGATAGGCACTCTTTGCATTTCCCCTTTTACAGTCAGCCGGGGAAGCCTGGTTTGTGGCTGCACTTGTAGTTCCACGTTATTCACTCTAGAGCGTTGTTTGCAGAATCACTCCATTCCGATGCCTTTGCCTAGTCTCCTAGCAACTGGCAAAGTGAATTGCTCTgacagtttattgtttttttattttattttatttttttgccaccTCACAAATAGGTACAACTTCAGTTTACCTgctatcaatgtttatttttggtgttGTCACAACTGTAATATAACATATgagaatgaaaattaaaaaaacaaaagtttttctACTTCCTGTCAATTTTTTGTAGTCTTAACACATAAAACATTATAAACCAGCAGTTTATCTGAATACATTGTTCATTCCCAGCATGGGTGGGTTACATTTGTGTAATTGTCCCGGTGTTGTGTGAAGCTAACAGCTCTGCTAACAAATGCACTGTTTATATATGGACTGAAGGCTGTTATAAATACTCTGAGCGCTGTTAATAGACACACTGAGCGCTGTTATAAATGCTCTATGTGCTGTTAtaaacacactgagctctgttATAAACACTCAGAGCACTGTTATAAATGCTCTATGCGCTGTTATAAACACACTGAGCGCTGTTATAAACACTCAAAGCACTGTTATATACACTCAGAGCACTGCTATAAACACTCTGAGCTCTGTTATAAACACTCTGAGGTCTGTTATAAACACTCAGAGCACTGCTATAAATGTTCTCAGCGCTGTTATAAACACTCAGAGCACTGTTATAAATGCTCCCAGCGCTGCTATTAACGCTCACAGGGCGTTTTCACTGCTGGTTGTACGTTCCGTCCTGCCTCAGTATCAGTGCCACAGAAGCTGCCAGCGTTGCCGTGGTGACCCAGGGTGGTTCGCACAGGTAGTTTGGCCTCACGTTCAGCCTGCGTTGGGGAAAGAAGAGGACGGGAGGAGAATGAGCCAATGAAACGTGTACGTGGGGCAGAGGTCATGACCCTTTGTGGAACTGGGCGTCAGGCTGGACAGAACGGTGGAAGGAATACAATCTGTATATAGCCGGGATTAGGTACTGGGCCCATTAGAAAGGGTGTGTGAGTAGAcgatcaaacacacactcactgtatataaatcTAAGTGTACTGAGTCTGGAATATGCTGCAGTATACTGACAATATGCAAGCTGTTATCTAGGTCGGGGGAGATTTAGCAAAACATATAtaagtgaaagaaaaacatacactattgtggaatatatatttgttatatttgcatatatttccAGTATATTgcagcatgtgtgagtgtaaaCCGGACCTGAGGGTGTAAATGGCCTGAGGGTTGGCTTTGTGCCTTCTGTTATTCACGTCAGCCGCGTGGAGCTCCCCGCCGGTTGGCCGCTGCGTTCTGGGCGGACCggcggacaggaagtgggcgggcGCGGGAGGATGACTCACCAGCGCGTGACGTTGCAGGGCAGCTCCGCGCCGCTCTGGTGCCGGCAGCGGGCCTTCCGCGAGCAGCCCTGCTCGGCGGCGAAGGGCGGCCAGCCGCTGCTGGGCCGCTGCGGGCCCTCGGGGGACGGCGGGGAGGCGGGCAAGGCGGGGACCGCCTCCTTActcctctccttcttctccttcttctccttcttctcctttttctccGCCCTGACGACGGTCGCCGCCTTCGTCTCGCCTTTGCCGAGCTCGAACGGGATCTTGAATCTGAGTTTTTTCTTGGGCTTGGCGGGGGTGCCGGGCGTGgccggggaggtggggggctgccccgcccccgggccGTGAGCCGGCTGTTTGGGCGGAGGCGTGGCGGAGGCGGAGCTAGCTTGCTCGCCCTTCTCCTCCTCGTTCTCTAGCTGGTGTTGGGCGACGGTGACCGACGGCGCCCCCTTCAGGAGCTTCCTCTTGGCCTTCAGAGGGGCGGCGGGACTCGTCCTCGCCTTCTGCGCGGGGGCGTGGGGCGGGTCTGCGGACGGAGAGCCGCTGGTCTCCGTGGCGGAAGTGGAGGTGAGGGTGCTGGTGCTGTTGACGGTGGTGCTGGACCAGCCCCGGGCCCTGGACAGGCCCTCCTGGATGGGGGCCAGGGAGGAGTTGCTGGGGGCCTCCCCGAGCTTTTGGGGCTTTGGGGAGCTGGGCAGGCCGATGGAGAAGGAGAACTTGGGCGGGCTGGGCCCGGTGGGGCTGAACTGAGCGTGTGCGGGCGGCCCGACGCCTTTAGCGGCTTCTTTGGCGGGTTTCGCTTCGGGCTTGCGCGCGTTGGAGGAGAAGGTGAAGACGCCGGATggcggcgggacggggcgggggggtggcgggagggggcgagggggcgggacCCTGAAGACGGGGCTGGCCCCCTGGATGCTCAGGTCGGGGCCGGCGTCCGGCGGCGGTTTGGCGGTGTCGCCGCCCCGCGCGTCCTGTTTGGTGTCGGcgcccgggggcggggccttccCGCGGCGGGCGGCCGCCATCTCGCTCTGCCGCTTCCTCAGCCGCTTGACCCGCCGCTCCCGCTCGGCGCTGCTGACCGCGCGGGCCGCGCCCTTCTGCTCCACGGCCgcgcccgccgccccgccctcggccccgcccgccgAGGAGATGAGCAGCTCAAACGAGCCCTGCTCGGACGGCGCTGGGGTCGCCGCCGCCGGTCTGGCCACCGGGGCGGGCGCCTGCTTCACCGAGGTTTTGCTCGGCGACTGTTTCTCCAGGCCGGTGCCGGAAATGGCGCACGTGGCGGCCGCTTTCGCCGACGGCGCTGGTGAAGCCGCCACTTTGTTTGGCGAGGACATTTGGCTTGGCGGTTTGATTGGCGAGGGTGTTTGGCTTTGTGGTTTGATTGGCGAGGGTGTTTGGCCCAGCGATTTGATTGGCGAGGGCATTTGGCTCTGCGATTTGATTGGCGAGGGCATTTGGCTCTGCGATTTGATTGGCGAGGGCATTTGGCTCGGCGATTTGATTGGTGAGGGTGTTTGCCTCTGCGATTTGATTGGCGAGGGCATTTGGCCCGGCGATTTGATTGGTGAGGGTGTTTGGCTCAGCTGTTTGAATGGGGAGGCTGGTAGGTTCGGCGGTTGGAATGGCGAGGCGGTCTTCTGGCCTTTATCCTCTGTGGCAGTGGGGCCCTTCAGGGAGCACTCCTCCACGCTGGCGGCTTTTCGCGCCGCGCTCTGCGACTGCAGAGAGGCCAGGAAAGCGTCAAACTCCAGGTTCTTGCCAAACTGAAACCTgacggacagacaaacagacacggGGTCAAGCCAGcatcagacacagacagaggcagacagacagcggTCCTGTGAAAATTGCACCAGGGGAAACTCGTGTTCCTGCCAGACGTTCAGAAGGTTCCTGTGGCTTCCAGGCGGCAGGATTTCGAAATCCAGCTGGATAATGTGCGCTTGCTCACGTGCAAACAGCCAGTACTCTCTCCACTATTCCACTCTTCCCAGACTGCAGACTCAACTGAGCTCTAGGCCGGGATTCTTTTAAACTGCTTTAAGGCCAAACGTTTCCGAGCCGATCGTTCTCCGTGTACTGTTAATACAACACGTTCCCATCCCAACTCGTCAAATATTGCAGCTTGGGCAAGGCCCCTTCTCGTCACTATTCGACGGGTTGGAAAGCCTTGGGCGTCTTGGGTTGACGAGTGAGGTAACCCATTGAATTGAATTACCACTTTGGCAGATTTTGACGCTATAGACAGACAGTAGCCTGAACCTCAGCGCAAATTCGGAGCTTGTATTTGCAGACAATCAATACTATTGTGACCTATTCAAATTTACTTACTTaaaatcacatacacatataccaAAATGTAccagaaattatttcattttaatactaTAGGCTACacggaaaattattttttttaaatcaacatcaCCAACTaggctaatgcatgctgggtgacGTAGTTTATTCAGTAGCCTAGTAGTCAATGGGCTACCTCACTCGTCAACCCAAGACGCCCAAGTCTTGGGCCCTTGCCCATGCTGCAATATTTGACGAGTTGGGATGAGAATGTgttcattaataaaacactgcatATAAATGCACTGCACATAAATGTGTGCTAATAGAGTGGGTGCCttatcaaaacacacacagccaatgctGATTATTCTGTCACTAGTGGAAGACAGGCAGACCCTACACAGGTGCTCACCTCACATCACAATTTTATGATTGATTGAACAACACTTCCAGTATATTTTCCTTTCTCATTAGCTATTGTAATAGAGAATTATGGGTGTCACATATTTTCTGTCCTGTCCTGAAGTGGATACTGCATGTACTAATGCTGCTATTCCAGGAGTGTCCAGTCTTATATGGAAAGGGTCAGTGTAGAATCAGATTTTAGTTT from Anguilla anguilla isolate fAngAng1 chromosome 12, fAngAng1.pri, whole genome shotgun sequence encodes the following:
- the psmd8 gene encoding 26S proteasome non-ATPase regulatory subunit 8, with amino-acid sequence MASMVRDTAGLYEDLKTEWDEKNPNLNKCGDILNELKISLLELNFLPISGTKLTKQQLILARDVLEIGALWGILKKDIPSFERYMAQLKCYYFDYKDELPESGSMHQLLGLNLLFLLSQNRVSEFHTELERLSARDIQSNVFIRHPVSLEQYLMEGSYNKVFLAKGNIPAESYTFFIDILLDTIRDEIAGCIEEAYEQIQFSEAMRVLFFSSSKRMTDYAKKRGWSQSPDGCYSFSSQQQQRTDDLCIPSSQLAQQVIEYARQLEMIV